A DNA window from Uranotaenia lowii strain MFRU-FL unplaced genomic scaffold, ASM2978415v1 HiC_scaffold_138, whole genome shotgun sequence contains the following coding sequences:
- the LOC129759307 gene encoding ATP synthase subunit O, mitochondrial, producing the protein MAASGKLSILARQLSTSSVTAQLVKPPVQVFGLEGRYACALYSAASKTKALDAVEKDLKSLQVQLRNPKVRDLLINPTTKRNVKAAALKEVSAKVKLNAATGNLLSLLAENGRLGRLDGIINAYTLIMAAERGEVVCEVKTAKPLDDSQRKQLEAALKTLVKSNETIQLTAKVDPSLIGGMIVSIGDRYVDMSVASKIKKYTDIISAPI; encoded by the exons ATGGCTGCATCTGGAAAACTTTCGATTTTG gCTCGCCAGCTGAGTACCAGCTCCGTAACCGCCCAACTGGTTAAGCCACCAGTTCAGGTTTTCGGTCTGGAGGGACGTTACGCCTGTGCCCTATACTCGGCGGCCTCCAAAACCAAAGCCCTGGATGCTGTGGAGAAGGACCTGAAGTCGCTCCAGGTTCAGCTCCGCAATCCTAAGGTCCGGGATCTGCTGATCAACCCAACCACCAAGCGCAACGTCAAGGCTGCCGCCTTGAAAGAGGTGTCTGCAAAGGTCAAACTTAACGCTGCCACTGGCAATTTACTTTCTTTGTTGGCCGAAAATGGTCGCCTGGGCCGATTGGATGGTATCATCAATGCCTACACTCTGATCATGGCTGCCGAGCGGGGTGAGGTTGTGTGCGAGGTCAAAACCGCCAAGCCTCTGGATGATTCCCAGCGCAAACAGTTAGAAGCTGCTCTGAAG ACTCTCGTTAAGTCGAATGAGACTATCCAGCTCACGGCGAAAGTTGACCCATCGCTGATAGGAGGAATGATTGTTTCGATTGGTGATCGTTATGTCGACATGAGCGTGGCGAGCAAGATTAAGAAGTACACCGATATTATCTCTGCTCCGATCTAA